AAAGCACAGCATACGGACTGTGCTTTTTTACCGCTTGACAAACAGCATATTTATTGGTATCTTTAAACCAAGGAAGCAATAATAGGGGGCGACACTTCGATTCGATACGTAAAGCAAGGGGTTGTTCTCAGTGCGGGAAAGTAATCAAATAAAGGGGGGCGTCCTTCGGAAGCAAAGCAAGCAAGAAGTTCTCAGGATGACGGAGTAATAATAAAAGGGGGGCGACAGGTTTCGACGGTAAAGAAAGGGTTTAAGTGGCATGCCGAGAAAGTCAGAGGGCTCGTTAAAATACTGGCAAAGCCATAATTGGCACTTACAACTACGCTCTGGCAGCTTAATTTTAGCTGCCATGTCGTTGTAGATCCCCGCCTATCGGATTTATAAACGGCATCGCAATGATGGGCTGGTCAGGAACGCCCGGCCCGGGCATTTCTGATGAGACTTTCGGGCTGCTCCCTGAAAGGACCGTGTTTGTGCGGGCTTTTTAGGGAAAAGATCAAAACACAAAATAAGCATGTAGAGGCTTAGGTTTTTCCCTTATCGGACGTGGGTTCAATTCCCACCGCCTCCACCATATTGGCACCAGAGCTTGGCAATAGCCCCGCCAACGGCGGGGCACCATACCAGACCAAACAGTCGCTCCGCAATTGCGGGGCGACTGTTTGGTCATAAAAACTGTTGGCAAAAGCGATGATCGGGTTTATCCTTTGCGGGTGAAAAAACTGAAAATATTTATCAGTAGCGTCCGGTTGTTTTTACAAGAAAATTGTAGAATGCAGATGGGGCAATGGTCTTAGAGGTTTCATCATGTAATCGATTTGAATTCAGGCTCAAAAATCACCCATTGATTCGCAAGGACTTATACCACGAAACCGTTTTTGGCTTTTCTTTTTGCTTGTAATTAACGCTTAAATTATATACAATTAAACCGGTAAACACTAAATCCTAAACAAATACAAAAATATCATAATTTCTAACAGATTGGTACTTTGAAATTACAGTTTCGGGTTTGTTTAGGATTTCGGTATTAAAATTTAGGGTTTTCAGGACGTATGTTAGCGCCATTATTCACAGTGAAGAAAATTAGAAACAAGGGCCAGGGGCTTTTTGCCAACAAGTTCATCCCCCGGGGAACAATAGTGTTCTTCGAGTGCCGCAATTGCCAAGTGACCCCCAACTCCCGGTTCCAGAAACTATCCCCCGGTCAGAAGAAAAAGCTTTTGTTCCATGCCTACACCGTCAAGGACGGCTTGGTGGTGATGCCCTGCGGCGATTCCAAGTACATGAACCACTGCTGCGACTCCAACATCTTAGACACCGGGAAGGGATACGATATTGTGGTCCGGGACATCAAAAAAGGCCAGGAAGCCACCTGCGACTACCGGGTCTTTTACGATAAAGAGTGGGGATTCAAATGCGCCTGCGGCTCGCCTAACTGCTGCGGCATCTTACGCTGCCGGCACCCCCTGCCCAGAGGAGTGCGGGCCTTATGGGATAAAAAGCTCAAGCCGGCCCAAAAGCTGGTCAAAAAAGTATCCCAGCTGCTGAAGGAAGAGCTGATAAAACATGACCCCAAGTTCAAAAGGTTGTTTATCGCCAAATAAATCAAATCCCTATTTTGCCACATAAAACCTGTCCTGAGTGCCACACCGAGTTTATCGAAGTGTTAAATCGAATGGGCACAAAAAACGCAAAACCTTTTTCTCATTTTAATCATTTGGCTCTTTATGACATTTAGAATTTTGTGTCCCCTTTGGCGCTGCTCAGGGCAAGCTTTTGTGGTTAAGCAATTATGAAACGACCATGATATTAAACATAAAAGTCGTCTCCAACGCCAAACAGGAAAAAATGGTGAAAGAGGACCAACGCTACAAGGTTTACCTTTGCGCGCCGGCGGTGGAGAGCAAGGCTAACCAAAAGTTAGTGGAGTTCCTGGCCGCGCATTTCAAGGTCAAAAAGTCGGCCGTTGCCATTCTGCGGGGCCAGACCTCGCGGCTTAAAATAGTGGAGATAAAAACGGAATGAAGATCATCAATTATTCCCGGATAATACTGCTGAGCCTTACCTTGCTGGATGCCGGTTTCATCCTGCTTTGCGGGTTCATCATGCAAAGCCCGGCACTGGTTATAAAACTTCTGGGCACATTGATCCTATTCACCGCTACCCTGGGGGCGGCTCTGATCAGCCGGGAGTGGGTGCGCCCTTCACAGATCCAGTTACAGGACAATGATGTGATCATACAATGGAACAACTGGGAACTGCGGGGCCGGATGATAGAGAAACAAATTGTAGGACAAAAGCCAAAATGCTTAAGGCTTAAAGTTGCGGGCCATAAAATAATAATATATCCGGTGGGGCCGATGTTCATTCTGGCCGGGCTTTTAGCCGAACCTTTAAGGCAGCGCCTGCCCCGGCTGCTGGACCGGACATATTATTACAACCGCGAAAAACTGGCCTCGCAATTGTCTTCGGGTACGGAAACCAACGAGGCCCTATTGGAAATTCCGGTAATACTATTGGGAAAACGAAAGGTGAAAAAATGGCTTGGATAAAAAACATTTTCCACTGGGCCAAACCCCTGTCACCCGGGCTATATCACTACCGGGGACAGCAGGGCGTCCAGTACTTCCGGCTGCACCTGCGGATCAAGCCTGCTGCCAGGGAAGCGCTGGTGATCAACGCCTCCAAAATCCTCCACCTGAACCAGACCGCAGCCGAGCTGGCCAAGCACATCATAGAAGGCGATGATGCCAAAACTGCGGCCGAGCAGATGGGCAGCGATATCGGGGGGTCAAGCCGGCCGGGCTGGAAAATGATTTCAATCATCTCAAACAAAAGATATTCGCCCTGGCCTTCACCGACGACATCTGTCCGGTGACCTATCTGGACATCAACCGGATCGAGCTTTTCGAGACCCCGGTCAGCGCGACCTACCGGATGGATCTGGCCCTGACCTACCAGTGCAACAACGCCTGCAAGCACTGTTACCTGCCCAAGGACAGGATGCCCGGAAAGCTTACAACCCAACAATGGAAGCAGGCTTTATCCAAAATATGGGAGATAGGCATACCCCAGGTCTGCTTCACCGGGGGCGAGGCCACCCTAAGGCCGGACCTGGTAGAACTGATCGCCTCTGCCGAGGAAACCGGCCTGATAACAGGTCTTTTGACCAACGGCCGTAAATTGAAGGATAAAAAGTTGGTCAAACAAATGACCGAGGCCGGCCTCGATCATTTCCAGATCACCCTGGAGTCGCATCTGGCCTCGGTCCACGACAAAATGGTGGGCAGCAAAGGGGCTTTTGAGGATACGGTCAAAGCCATCAAGAATGCGGCGGCCTCGCCGGTCTGCACCATTACCAACACCACCCTGATCAAGCTCAACGCCAAAGGCATGGAAAAGACCGTTGAGTTCCTTAAAAAACTGGGGATCACCACCATGGCCTGCAACAGGCTGATCTACTCCGGCCAGGGCGCTTCCTGCGGACTATGCTTCAAGGAAGCGGAGCTGGTCCCATTGATGGAGCGAATCCGTAACCAGGCCCAGCGTCTGGGGCTCAAGCTGATCTGGTACCCGCCCACCCAGTACTGCCAGCTGGACCCGGTCGGCCTGGAGCTGGGGGTGAAAACCTGCACCGCGGCCCGCTATAATATGCGCGTGGAACCGGATGGCAGCGTCATCCCCTGCCAGAGCTATTTCGCGCCGCTGGGGAATATCCTGACCGACAAGTGGGAGGTAATCTGGAATGCCAAGCCGGCGGTGGATATTCGTAACAAAGCCCATATTATGGACAAGTGCAAGAAGCGCCGAAAACTCCCGCTGTGCGGCAGGGGATGCCCGATATACAATACGCAGAACGAAGTGCTATGCGTGGACAGCAAATCCAACGGGTAGGTGGGTATATCAGGAAGTTACTTAAAACCTATCATAACTATAATCCCCGGCGAAAATAAAAAAGGTGCGATGTTTATCGCACCTTTTTTATTAAAGACCGATTATTGCTTAAGCCAAAGCTTCCAGCGCGGTGGACCTCCGCCCCAGCTCTTTCAACACCGCCAAGCCCGAGGCCTGCTCCATCCGCCGCTTGACGTCCCTGAAATCGGTCTGGTCCAGATAGATCATCCGGTAGGCGGCCACGGCCGCGGCGTAATTGCCCAGATACTCGTAACACTGCCCCAGCAGGTAGCAGACATCCATCTGGAAACGGTTGAAGGGATGCTCGGACAAGGGCACGGCCCGCAATACTTCCAATGCTGAAACCGCCTCGCCCCGGCCCAGGAAAGCCCGGGCCAGCAAAAGCAACCGGCGTCCGGCGGTCTCCTTGCTCTGTGGCTTGAAAGCCAGCAGGCTGACGGCGGTATCATGCTTGCCCACCCCTAAAAGCTTGCCGGCCAGATCAAGTTTCCGGAACTCGTCGTCCGGGGCCTCCTGCAGAGCCTGAGATGACTTGTCCACCTCCACCTGCATCCGGCGCATATTGAACCGGCGCATGGCCCGGAATACCTCGTCGGCGTCGGGATTCAGCTGCCGCACCTGATTCATTATCTCTTCGGCCTTGTCCTCCTGGCGCAGGGCCAGATAGCTTTCGGCCAGGAAGAAAAGGACCCTCATCTTGCGCTCGGGGTCTTCCACCATTTTCACGGCCCCGGAAAGCAGATCCCTGGCCTGGGGGAATTTTCCCATTTCAAAA
Above is a window of candidate division TA06 bacterium DNA encoding:
- a CDS encoding SET domain-containing protein, producing the protein MKKIRNKGQGLFANKFIPRGTIVFFECRNCQVTPNSRFQKLSPGQKKKLLFHAYTVKDGLVVMPCGDSKYMNHCCDSNILDTGKGYDIVVRDIKKGQEATCDYRVFYDKEWGFKCACGSPNCCGILRCRHPLPRGVRALWDKKLKPAQKLVKKVSQLLKEELIKHDPKFKRLFIAK
- a CDS encoding DUF167 domain-containing protein, producing the protein MILNIKVVSNAKQEKMVKEDQRYKVYLCAPAVESKANQKLVEFLAAHFKVKKSAVAILRGQTSRLKIVEIKTE
- a CDS encoding radical SAM protein gives rise to the protein MTYLDINRIELFETPVSATYRMDLALTYQCNNACKHCYLPKDRMPGKLTTQQWKQALSKIWEIGIPQVCFTGGEATLRPDLVELIASAEETGLITGLLTNGRKLKDKKLVKQMTEAGLDHFQITLESHLASVHDKMVGSKGAFEDTVKAIKNAAASPVCTITNTTLIKLNAKGMEKTVEFLKKLGITTMACNRLIYSGQGASCGLCFKEAELVPLMERIRNQAQRLGLKLIWYPPTQYCQLDPVGLELGVKTCTAARYNMRVEPDGSVIPCQSYFAPLGNILTDKWEVIWNAKPAVDIRNKAHIMDKCKKRRKLPLCGRGCPIYNTQNEVLCVDSKSNG